The Eptesicus fuscus isolate TK198812 chromosome 17, DD_ASM_mEF_20220401, whole genome shotgun sequence genome has a window encoding:
- the DHX32 gene encoding putative pre-mRNA-splicing factor ATP-dependent RNA helicase DHX32 isoform X1: protein MDEELGCPDPSAEKRYFPESLDSSDGEEGLLACEDLELNPFDGLPYSSRYYRLLREREALPIWAEKLSFMERLLQGQVVIVSGDAKCGKSSQVPQWCAEYCLSVRYQHGGVVCTQAHKQPAVQLALRVADEMDVNIGHEVGYVIPFENCCTSETILRYCTDDMLQREMMSSPFLASYGVVVLDDVQERSIATDVLLGLLKGVLLARPELKLVINTPPLLLGKLSAHYGAVPLVEVPSRRPVEVVHLSGAPEAALESVLRLILEIHHSGEKGDIVVFLACEQDIEKAYESICREGGHPDADRGELVVVPLYPREKCALFKPNDEAERRGPAPPRRVVLTASPGEALIGSSSVRFVIDVGVERRKVYNPRIRASSRVRQPISHSQAEARKQILSSTSSGKLFRLYSEEFASKDMRPLKPAEVQEANLTSMVLFMKRIAIAGLGHCDLLNRPAPESLMQALEDLDYLAALDNDGNLSEFGIIMSEFPLDPQLSKSILASCEFDCVDEMLTIAAMVTAPSCFSPLPRGAEEAALACWKTFLHPEGDHFTLINVYKAYQDAALSSASEHCVEKWCQDRFLNCAALRTADAIRAELVETVRRIELPYAEPAFGSRENTLNIKKALLSGFFMQIARDVDGSGNYLMLTHKQVAQLHPLSSYALGRKPPEWVLFHTFSICENNYIRITSETCPELFVQLAPQYYFSNLPPSESKDILQQAMDRLAPAPAAKGEQPPCEKCPETTEQRCALQ from the exons ATGGACGAAGAGCTGGGATGTCCCGACCCCTCGGCGGAAAAACGCTACTTTCCCGAATCCCTGGATTCCAGTGACGGCGAGGAGGGCCTCCTGGCCTGTGAGGACCTGGAGCTCAACCCCTTCGACGGGCTGCCCTACTCCTCCCGCTACTACAGGCtcctgagggagagggaggccctgcccatctGGGCGGAGAAGCTCTCCTTCATGGAGCGCCTGCTGCAGGGCCAGGTGGTGATCGTCTCTGGGGACGCCAAGTGCGGGAAGAGCTCCCAG GTGCCGCAGTGGTGTGCCGAGTACTGCCTCTCCGTCCGCTACCAGCACGGGGGCGTGGTGTGCACGCAGGCGCACAAGCAGCCCGCCGTCCAGCTCGCCCTGCGCGTAGCGGACGAAATGGATGTCAACATTGGCCACGAGGTCGGCTACGTGATCCCGTTTGAGAACTGCTGCACCAGCGAGACGATCCTGAG gtaCTGCACGGACGACATGCTGCAGCGCGAGATGATGTCCAGCCCCTTCCTGGCCAGCTACGGCGTCGTGGTCCTGGACGACGTCCAGGAGAGAAGCATCGCGACCGACGTGCTGCTCGGGCTCCTCAAAGGCGTCCTGCTGGCGCGGCCGGAGCTGAAGCTGGTCATCAACACGCCGCCCCTGCTGCTCGGCAAGCTCAGCGCTCACTACGGCGCCGTGCCGCTCGTGGAGGTGCCGAGCAGGCGCCCCGTGGAGGTCGTGCACCTCAGCGGGGCTCCGGAGGCGGCTCTGGAGTCTGTCCTGCGCCTCATCTTGGAAATTCACCACTCGGGCGAGAAGGGCGACATTGTGGTCTTTCTGGCCTGTGAACAA GATATTGAAAAAGCCTATGAAAGCATCTGCCGAGAAGGCGGTCACCCGGACGCAGACCGCGGCGAGCTGGTGGTGGTGCCCTTGTACCCGAGAGAGAAGTGCGCGCTGTTCAAGCCCAACGACGAGGCGGAGCggcgcggccccgcccctccgcggcGGGTGGTGCTGACGGCCAGCCCCGGGGAGGCCCTGATCGGGAGCAGCTCGGTCCGCTTTGTGATCGACGTGGGtgtggaaaggaggaag GTGTACAACCCTCGCATCCGGGCCAGCTCGCGGGTCAGGCAGCCCATCAGCCACAGCCAAGCGGAGGCGCGCAAGCAGATCCTCAGCTCGACGTCCTCAG GAAAGCTGTTCCGTCTGTACTCGGAAGAGTTCGCCTCCAAGGACATGCGGCCGCTGAAGCCGGCAGAAGTGCAGGAGGCCAACCTGACGAGCATGGTGCTCTTCATGAAGCGGATCGCCATCGCGGGCCTGGGCCACTGCGACCTCCTCAACAGGCCAG cccccgagAGCCTGATGCAGGCCCTGGAGGACCTGGACTACCTGGCGGCGCTGGACAACGACGGGAACCTGTCGGAGTTTGGAATCATCATGTCCGAGTTTCCCCTGGACCCCCAACTCTCCAAGTCGATCCTAGCGTCCTGCGAGTTCGACTGCGTAGATGAAATGCTGACCATCGCTGCCATGGTAACAG ctcccagctgcttCTCGCCTCTGCCGCGCGGAGCTGAGGAGGCCGCCCTGGCTTGCTGGAAGACATTTCTACATCCCGAAGGCGATCACTTTACCCTCATCAACGTCTACAAGGCCTACCAAGACGCAGCTCTGAGTTCCGCCAGCGAGC ACTGCGTGGAGAAGTGGTGCCAGGACCGCTTCCTGAACTGCGCCGCCCTGAGGACGGCGGACGCCATCCGCGCCGAGCTCGTGGAGACCGTCCGGCGGATCGAGCTGCCCTACGCAGAGCCCGCGTTCGGCTCCCGGGAGAACACGCTGAACATCAAGAAGGCCCTGCTGTCCGGCTTCTTCATGCAG ATCGCTCGGGACGTGGACGGGTCGGGCAACTACCTGATGCTGACGCACAAGCAGGTGGCGCAGCTGCACCCGCTGTCCAGCTACGCGCTCGGCAGGAAGCCGCCCGAGTGGGTCCTCTTCCACACGTTCAGCATCTGCGAGAACAACTACATCAGGATCACCTCCGAGACCTGCCCGGAGCT GTTTGTGCAGCTGGCGCCGCAGTACTACTTCAGCAACCTGCCCCCCAGCGAGAGCAAGGACATCCTGCAGCAAGCGATGGACCgcctggcccccgcccccgccgccaaAGGGGAGCAGCCGCCCTGCGAGAAGTGCCCTGAGACTACTGAGCAGAGGTGCGCCCTGCAGTGA
- the DHX32 gene encoding putative pre-mRNA-splicing factor ATP-dependent RNA helicase DHX32 isoform X2, with amino-acid sequence MDEELGCPDPSAEKRYFPESLDSSDGEEGLLACEDLELNPFDGLPYSSRYYRLLREREALPIWAEKLSFMERLLQGQVVIVSGDAKCGKSSQVPQWCAEYCLSVRYQHGGVVCTQAHKQPAVQLALRVADEMDVNIGHEVGYVIPFENCCTSETILRYCTDDMLQREMMSSPFLASYGVVVLDDVQERSIATDVLLGLLKGVLLARPELKLVINTPPLLLGKLSAHYGAVPLVEVPSRRPVEVVHLSGAPEAALESVLRLILEIHHSGEKGDIVVFLACEQVYNPRIRASSRVRQPISHSQAEARKQILSSTSSGKLFRLYSEEFASKDMRPLKPAEVQEANLTSMVLFMKRIAIAGLGHCDLLNRPAPESLMQALEDLDYLAALDNDGNLSEFGIIMSEFPLDPQLSKSILASCEFDCVDEMLTIAAMVTAPSCFSPLPRGAEEAALACWKTFLHPEGDHFTLINVYKAYQDAALSSASEHCVEKWCQDRFLNCAALRTADAIRAELVETVRRIELPYAEPAFGSRENTLNIKKALLSGFFMQIARDVDGSGNYLMLTHKQVAQLHPLSSYALGRKPPEWVLFHTFSICENNYIRITSETCPELFVQLAPQYYFSNLPPSESKDILQQAMDRLAPAPAAKGEQPPCEKCPETTEQRCALQ; translated from the exons ATGGACGAAGAGCTGGGATGTCCCGACCCCTCGGCGGAAAAACGCTACTTTCCCGAATCCCTGGATTCCAGTGACGGCGAGGAGGGCCTCCTGGCCTGTGAGGACCTGGAGCTCAACCCCTTCGACGGGCTGCCCTACTCCTCCCGCTACTACAGGCtcctgagggagagggaggccctgcccatctGGGCGGAGAAGCTCTCCTTCATGGAGCGCCTGCTGCAGGGCCAGGTGGTGATCGTCTCTGGGGACGCCAAGTGCGGGAAGAGCTCCCAG GTGCCGCAGTGGTGTGCCGAGTACTGCCTCTCCGTCCGCTACCAGCACGGGGGCGTGGTGTGCACGCAGGCGCACAAGCAGCCCGCCGTCCAGCTCGCCCTGCGCGTAGCGGACGAAATGGATGTCAACATTGGCCACGAGGTCGGCTACGTGATCCCGTTTGAGAACTGCTGCACCAGCGAGACGATCCTGAG gtaCTGCACGGACGACATGCTGCAGCGCGAGATGATGTCCAGCCCCTTCCTGGCCAGCTACGGCGTCGTGGTCCTGGACGACGTCCAGGAGAGAAGCATCGCGACCGACGTGCTGCTCGGGCTCCTCAAAGGCGTCCTGCTGGCGCGGCCGGAGCTGAAGCTGGTCATCAACACGCCGCCCCTGCTGCTCGGCAAGCTCAGCGCTCACTACGGCGCCGTGCCGCTCGTGGAGGTGCCGAGCAGGCGCCCCGTGGAGGTCGTGCACCTCAGCGGGGCTCCGGAGGCGGCTCTGGAGTCTGTCCTGCGCCTCATCTTGGAAATTCACCACTCGGGCGAGAAGGGCGACATTGTGGTCTTTCTGGCCTGTGAACAA GTGTACAACCCTCGCATCCGGGCCAGCTCGCGGGTCAGGCAGCCCATCAGCCACAGCCAAGCGGAGGCGCGCAAGCAGATCCTCAGCTCGACGTCCTCAG GAAAGCTGTTCCGTCTGTACTCGGAAGAGTTCGCCTCCAAGGACATGCGGCCGCTGAAGCCGGCAGAAGTGCAGGAGGCCAACCTGACGAGCATGGTGCTCTTCATGAAGCGGATCGCCATCGCGGGCCTGGGCCACTGCGACCTCCTCAACAGGCCAG cccccgagAGCCTGATGCAGGCCCTGGAGGACCTGGACTACCTGGCGGCGCTGGACAACGACGGGAACCTGTCGGAGTTTGGAATCATCATGTCCGAGTTTCCCCTGGACCCCCAACTCTCCAAGTCGATCCTAGCGTCCTGCGAGTTCGACTGCGTAGATGAAATGCTGACCATCGCTGCCATGGTAACAG ctcccagctgcttCTCGCCTCTGCCGCGCGGAGCTGAGGAGGCCGCCCTGGCTTGCTGGAAGACATTTCTACATCCCGAAGGCGATCACTTTACCCTCATCAACGTCTACAAGGCCTACCAAGACGCAGCTCTGAGTTCCGCCAGCGAGC ACTGCGTGGAGAAGTGGTGCCAGGACCGCTTCCTGAACTGCGCCGCCCTGAGGACGGCGGACGCCATCCGCGCCGAGCTCGTGGAGACCGTCCGGCGGATCGAGCTGCCCTACGCAGAGCCCGCGTTCGGCTCCCGGGAGAACACGCTGAACATCAAGAAGGCCCTGCTGTCCGGCTTCTTCATGCAG ATCGCTCGGGACGTGGACGGGTCGGGCAACTACCTGATGCTGACGCACAAGCAGGTGGCGCAGCTGCACCCGCTGTCCAGCTACGCGCTCGGCAGGAAGCCGCCCGAGTGGGTCCTCTTCCACACGTTCAGCATCTGCGAGAACAACTACATCAGGATCACCTCCGAGACCTGCCCGGAGCT GTTTGTGCAGCTGGCGCCGCAGTACTACTTCAGCAACCTGCCCCCCAGCGAGAGCAAGGACATCCTGCAGCAAGCGATGGACCgcctggcccccgcccccgccgccaaAGGGGAGCAGCCGCCCTGCGAGAAGTGCCCTGAGACTACTGAGCAGAGGTGCGCCCTGCAGTGA